From the Telopea speciosissima isolate NSW1024214 ecotype Mountain lineage chromosome 9, Tspe_v1, whole genome shotgun sequence genome, the window GAGGTTATATTAACTATGATACACACTATAGGGTGACCTAAGTGGATGTAAGAAGTAAAACCACTTTCAATAAGAGTTTTAAAGGGTGAAGTCTTGAAACATTCTGTTATGTATGTCTTGAATTCTTGGACCCGTCTAGAAGAATGATCCGCTCCGAtatttttggtggcgacccaAATGGTACGATACAACCCaatccgatggaggagtatttatattatttacccgctttattgtaaagtagtgagatttggggtttttcgttttagggtttcagggaGAGAGCAGCAGCACTGTTGAGTGTTTTTGAGGGttctccattgtaactttctgcgatttacatagtgaaacagctGTGCCTTCGTCTATGGACGTAGCataccatactggtgtgtgaaccacattaaatctctgtgtcgtcttgctttgtttttgtttattttcatgttttgatTGGTGTTTGCTCTAACACATCCATATAGTGAGATAaggacaaaacaaaaaaaaaatgtctataTCATCAAAAGAGACACAAATAAGGTCCCAAATAAGTGCGGCCCTTTGGGTCCATTGATGGCCACGTCGTGGGTCTCTTGTCTGGTCTCATGGTGGGCCTTGCATAAAGAAAATTCTGAAGGCGTTAATGTCTCAATCTCCTTTATGTCTTGCTATGGGTTGAGAGTGAAATCCATTGATATCACATTAAGCACGTGCATTTCTTACCTGAAAGGTAAAAGCATTCCATTCGTGATATGGGACTTTAAATTAATTGAGTCCATAAAGTAAATTCTTGGATCGGTTTGGGAGTTGAACCCTAGATTGAACATGTTGGTCTGACCAGTGGATTGATCTTGACAAGTAGGGGATGACGATGGGTCTGGTATGATCCTTGCCGGTTTAGTGTTAATAAGGGTTATTAGATAAttttgtaggggtgtcaatgggctggttcgggccggttttgGTTCaggcttttcggtttcggtgtgacttttatagaaatcgaaaccaaaccattaagaaatattcagtttcggtgcggtttcggtttcggggcggtttggtttcgtgtcgatttcggtttatgataacgggttgatatccgaattttatataactagtaaggtccggttagtgctaatttttcttctctttctcttttaagtacataaaatatttcaaatacaatgcatctttgtatcctatgtcctatggcctatggatacaattggttgggtaatcactaacaaaggatatgagataaagtgagaaactatcacaacacatttaggggacaatggggcattaggcatttactgatttactcatttatcgagTTAGGTAggttcgggcctaacggttcaggctaccggtgcaccgtcgggctagcccaaacgaAACCAAACTGTTTGCctttctggatccacaaaccgaaccgaaccattaagagttcggcccggtgtggtccgggctggttcgggctggttcgggttgggtattgacacccctataatTTTGTATATAGAATAACCTTGGATTACCTGCTCTACCACATTGGTTCTTGTCGTAGTTACCTTGTAAAATGAGTGAATCCTTTGAAAGGGTAAGTTAGCGCAATTGGTAAGGGTCCCAACTGGTTTTACTGAGGTCTTGGGACAAGTTAGTTTTGAATTTAGTACCTAATATaaagaaggggagaaagaaTACCATCTGGTCATGTCAAACACACCGCCCCTGCACCTTGACACAGGGGTACGCAAAATGATTTTTACACCTTGGTCATTTTGGGGTTCCAGTGGATATGGCAATCATTTCACGTGCCCCTGTGTCAAGGCACAGGGGTGGCGTGGACTGTGCGACGGggtggtgttctctttcccaCAAAGAAGTTAGTAAGCCATATATCGTATATTAAAAGAGTCTCGAATAGAATTGGAGAAAACCATACGCACAAAAATATATAATGATTTAATTTGGTTCAACCATCGAGTCCAACCCTCACACAACCAAAACattgtaaccttttttttttttttgctctcttaatacaatatatatttttttctttcaaagagggtaaatttgtcatttcaaatatataaaaaaaagtatGCGACACAATGTCTATTCTTGAAAATAATCTAATTgtaaatcactttcaaataattttgaaaatcttttttaaGCCTTGACTTAAAGATCTCTTGGCAAtaagataaagaaaaataaaataaaaaaggttacATGTTCAAtggtaagtcactttcaaataatATTAATTGGTTTTTTAGAATTgagttaaatatattttaagaataagatAAGGAACAATTAAGGAAAGGTTacatgttctaaatacacctgtGAAGGTATCGGTTAAACAATCCCTTTGCTTGTACTTGCGaggagtgtctgaatgacacctctatggCTTTATAGGTGTGTTTAGAACTTGACAATTAACATATCTTTTTAATTGCCCGttatcttattcttaaaagttatttaatataatatttaatataaaggtaaaaaaggattttcaaaaaattgaaagtcaTTTCAATCTATCATTTAATGCACTTTTCATGTGAAACCACAATATGTATCCTCGTTAAAAAAATGTTTAAtactaaaaagacaaaaaagtaagattacaaaaCTATATTAAAGAGGAAAATGAGATGTCAGTCTTAGGAAACTGATCGGACCTAGCCCGTTCAAAATTTAAGTTATACTTTTATCCCAATATTATACACTAGTATGGTGAcaaataaaaccattctcaatgGACCTAACTATTTTTGGATACTAGTAAACACACAAACCACATGCGAGTACTCAAAAGATTAACTAACCTTTAGCGCCTCAAAATGCCAAAAATACACAATACAAACCACATTCACACACCTGATATGGGACTAGACCCACACACCAATAGACCTAACTTGGTCCAAGCGTTTTTCACGCCAGAAGATATAATGCTTATGTACCTAACTTGGTGAGTTAGCTTCCATATATAGTCCTTGGGGTCTACCTTTTACTCATGGAATACCAAAAAGATGTAAGGCGTGTGGGGACCACATTATTTGGATGTATCCACCACTATCAATTAATTAAATCTTATATTGTGATCAGATAATCCCAAACAAATGGTCGTTATCACTCTTTCAACGTGCTGTTTTGGTACAAAAGATTCTAATCTGACGGGTGACATCAAGATATTTTGGTGTTGCCTTTACTTCCTAGTCATTACCCttgcttttcattttttaaatatttgccGGGCCGGACATAACGGTCGTAGTCAAGTGGGGCAACGTGACTCGGCCGTCCAGGCACGTGCAAAGTTGATCAAAACTACGAACGCGTACAAAACTTGTATACATAGAGACAGAGAGACCAGCTTCTCCATTCTCTCACTATATAAGTCTTGAGTTGAAacaaaggtgaagaagaaggatactTGATTTTAGAGACTAATATCTCTCAAGGAGACAAAAGAAGTCTAGGAATATGAAGTGCATAGAGAGGCCAATGGTTGTTTTGGTTCCTTACCCAGCACAAGGGCATGTCACACCCATGGTTCAACTAGCCTTGGCCCTCCATAGCCATGGGTACGATCCGGTAATCGTCGTCCCCGACTTCATTCACCATCGAATTATGTCTTCTCAGATTGAAGGAGATGATAGAATCGAGTTCATGTCAATCCCAAGCGGTTTGGATGAGAATGAACCACTCAACTTCTTCACTATTGCATTTGCCATGGAGAGTAACATGCCAATCCATCTAGAGCATATCATCTCTAGGCTTGATGATGAAGGTGGTATGGTTGCTTGTGTGATTGTTGATTTGGTAGCTTCATGGGCTATCGAAGTCGCAAACCGTTGTGGTATCCCTGCGGCGGGGTTTTGGCCTGCCATGCTTGCGACGTACCATTTGATCACCTCTATTCCAGACATGATCAATTTTGGTCTCATTGATGAGTTTGGTAAGATTCTCTATCTAATCAAGCTCTCTCTTTTTAATCTCATTCTTTCTTATCTCACTCTTGTTGGAGACATATTTGTTACAACCCTCCCAAATAGAAATGTTACACTATATATCTTTGTTCATCAAGGGTTGATATTGTAATTAATCAAGCTACTTTAAGTAAACCTTAGAACTATATCACTAAGCCAATCATTTAAACTTTGAATTGCTATTTTGCAATAACTAGATATACAAATGATAAAGATGGTATTAGAGCAGATTATGAGATTTCATTAAGATGATCgttgttctaatttttttataattaaaaatatattgaCTAAAAAAATTTATGGAAGGCACAAATTTTATGATTCTTACAACAACTAAATACATAGTTTTAATTGgaccttcttttctttttttgggggtgaagcAGGAAATTGTAGAAAGAAGTTTTCATTTACACCTAATATGTAGTCTGGAAATAGTCTCTTTGTAGcagaggtaaggctgcatatatTATGACCTTCCCTATGATcctgtagtggcgggagcctcatgtaCTATGCATGCCCTTTTTTTTACGCAAGAAAATTCCATGCATTTAAAGTGGGGTCGTTTTTCTTTAAGTCATGGTGCAGGAGGAATACTTTTACCAATGGTTATTATTGCGGTGCAATGGGTGTTTAAGAACCATGAAGGGCATTTTAGACCTTCAATTAATGGGGGAGGAGTATTGATGACAGTTGGATTTAGATGAACATCtctgggtgaaggaaaactccccccccccccgccccccaaaTGAGTTAATAGtttggttctttttcttttcacttttttttcttctccagccCTCTCTTATGTAATTCCTACACAAAATGGAGGAGAAGttcaacaaaaaatagaaaatagtagAGGAAGTTGAGTTTTATCAACATAATtgagggggtggggggtgggtaACATGCATCTgaacttaaattatttttaaaattggtCAACCAAGTCTCATataattctctttatttttctcaaCTTTTAAAATTAGGTCAACTTCTAAGAATGTTATGAGAGGATCTGATATCCAATGCAGCACctaatatgtaaaatatttaaataacaTTAAATTAGAGACATTTTAAATAATCCTAATTATTAATCGGTAGTTACTGCAGGTCTTTGGATATTTAATTTGTATTATATGAATATTTTGGTTCTTCATCTATAATTTGTTAGAATTTGTTATTGTTAGAGATTATTCCCCTATAGAATGTTTAATCTTCTTATCATCAAAGTATATGATATACATAATAGTTTCTGGTTCAACCGGTGAGTCTGGTCTAACCACCACTATAAAACTGTTAATTAATCATACAGATAATTGTTCTTTTTTATGAGATTATAAACCCCATGTGGAATGCCATGTTCTAGGTTAACAAACATGTGCATCATAATTTGGTCATAAATATGGATCATTATAATATAACATCTTCAGGATTTTGAAGGCAtttaatcatcattagtttaagtAATCACGGAATCTAATATGACCAATGATTTATGTAGTTGAGTATGTATAAATAATTACCAATAAGGTATTAGCTTGTTCAGATTTCTTATCATCCATAGTGATATGGACATCAAAGTTGAAGTCAAAGGTTGCAAATCAAatttaatagaagaaaaaaaaaattagaaaccaaAATTTAATTCCAATCAGGGCTGGTCTAAAACAAGTCTGATTATAAATTGGATCACTAAATACTGAACCAGAGCAGCCACATTGGACCAAGAAACCAAGTTCAAGAGAGGAAGGGTAGGGTTGAGCTGCAAATTGCTGAACCTGGTTTGGTCCAGAGTTAGTCACACACTGGTTGGACCACTTAGTATGTTAAAAGAAAacaatcttaaaaaaaaaaacccttgctGATCACATTAATTGATGGTTTTGTGTTTTGGCAGGAATCCCTCAACATCAAGGTGAAGGATGCTTTCTACCAGGTCAATCTCTATTGAGTACTACAGATCTACCATGGTTAGTTGGAGACTCTGTGTCACGGAAATCGAGGTTCACATTCTGGATAAGGACTCTTGATAGATTGAGAACTCTCCAATGGCTCCTTGTGAACACTTTCCCTGAAGGATATGATGATCAGAAACAGAAATATCATTCAATCAAGAACACTCAAGATTACCCACATGTATTCCTAGTTGGACCCTTGACTAGGTATTCAGGAAACAAGAACCCTAGCTTCTGGGAAGAAGATAGGAGTTGCTTGGATTGGCTAGATAAGCAAAAGTCTGGCTCAGTCATCTATGTGTCATTTGGAAGTTGGGTGGGTCCAATTGGGGAAGATAAGGTTAAAGAACTTGCATTGGGGCTTGAGGCCACGCGGCGGCCGTTCATTTGGGTTCTATCGTCTACGTGGCGAAAAGGGTTACCTATAGGATACTTGGAGAGGGTGGGTAAGAAAGGTAAGCTGCTTTCATGGGCTCCTCAAAAGGAATTGCTTCAACATGAAGCTATAGGATGTTATCTCACACACTGTGGTTGGAATTCTACAATGGAAGCCATAGAATTTGGTAAGTCCCTTCTGTGCTATCCAGTCTCTGGGGACCAATTTGTGAATTGTAAATTTATTGTGAAGGTGTGGGGGATTGGAGTGGAGATGCAAGGTGATGGATGGAGAGATGTTGAAGAAGGTGTGAGGAGGGTAATGGAGGATGAGGAAGAGATGCAACATAGGGTCTTGGAATTGAAGGAAAGGGTCTTTGGTGACAAAGGTAGCTCAAGAGCTGCAGCTAGTCTGACAACCTTTGTAGATGATCTCAAGAGATCAATATATTGACTAGTACAGTTATTGTATCCTACTAACTTTTATCGCAATTAAATTTTAAAGGGATTTTTCTTATTGCaaataatttatatattcttACTCAGGAAAGTTGGCAATggtaaaaattattttttctggACTGATTGGTGGGATCCCTTCTCATCCTGATTGTCTCTTAATCAATAATGTCAAATCTCCAATTTCTCCATCTCATAGATGTGCAACAATTGCCAAATTATGCAGGGAGGATGGGAGATTTTCTTTCCAGCTAACTAATATGTTACCTTTAAATATCTCGTCTCTAATCTTcaactttaatttttctaattcTAAAGGTAGTTGGTGGTGTTCTTTGGCCAAGGATGGCAAATTTAGTACTAAACTCACTGCTAGATTGTTTAACTCTATCACTGCCAATTctaattattttctttcctcttagtggaatttcttttggaagtttcagattcatctcaaatttaatattttttttctagcGTGTACTAAATGTAGGACTTCTAGTCAAGGCTTCTATTTCCAAATGGCTTCAGATTGACCCTACCTGTGCTTTTTGTGGAAATTATGTCGAATCCTATTGGCACTTATTCCTATCTTGTAATCGGGTCAAACACATCTAGGTTGCAGGACCTCTGGGATTAAGAACTGAATTCCTGTCCAATGCCTCTTTGGAAGATCTTTGTCTAAATCTTTTCTCATCTCTCAAGTTAGACAAGAACTCCATCATCTGGTTTTTTGAAGTTTTCattataacttgttattttattgggGCTGCTAGAAACAAAACTGTTATTGGGTCAAAAAACCAAATCCTATTTGGGTAGTTAAACAAGTCAATCGTTGGTTAGTAGACTTAAATATTTCCTCCCTACCTTTTTCATCCCACCCCTATAATAGATAGTAATGAGGAGGTGCAGACTATTTCTAACTTGCTCTCGTTACCAAAActtaaatctcctattttaatttgtgtAGGATTCTAGATTCCAGGAGTAAGTTTGGCAGAATggtcatatatttttttgttagatggaAGATTTTTGTTAATTGCTGCAAAATATATTACAGCCACCACTTTTTTGGAACTAGAACTATTTAGAATTAGGACGGGCCTAGACCATGCTGCCAGCATggggttgaagataaaagaaatgtGTTGTTCCAACCAAAAGATCACtaatgttcttccatctccaactatTTCAGCTTGGCCTTGGTATCTTATTAAAGACTTGTTATATATAAGTAATCTAGATTCAAGTATCTCTTATGATAAGATAGGAGATAAATTTTGTATGACTATTGcacttaactttttttttttttggtaagatattgCACTTAACTTAGCTATATATGTGCAAGTCAATTACACCATGTATATATTTCGCTTCTCTAATTCCAAAGTTAAATTTatattcttacttttttgccattttagTATAACACGTTGTTTTTCTAATGAGGGTAAATACTATCATTTCACAGGAGTATTCCAAAATGCGCATGATGATGAAATACTGATAAgttatttcaattatttttgaaaacccatttATATCTCAGCCTTAAATGACTTTAAGGAATAAGAGAAGGGACACCTAATGaaggtgtcaaattctaaatacacttatagAAGTGACAATCCCTTTATATAAAGGGAAGATGCATCAAATATGTTTTATaaggaaagtgaaatagatCTCTTTGTGATCATCAATCCCATCCAGTCAATTAAAATTGTTGAAATCACTAATTAATGATATAACTAAACtcatttttatctatttttgtgAAACCAAATAGTAAGTGGACAGTTTGGTAAccgaaaacccaaaaatgtgcaattttgtaattttttcattAAAACACATTCTCAAATTGGGTAAGGGTTGGCTTTCTCTTGCTTTTTACAAAATCTGTGCTACAAACCACATGTATAATGAAATCGAATACAAAACCGAACAAAGCAGATTGTATGTAGAGTGATTTTCATTTTGATTGATTCctatataatttgattttgattttaaccaattgacaccctttgCCTACACCCATGTTTTTAGAATTTGGGAATCAGATCCATCGATATGATTTCGATTGATCCCAACTGATTCTAACACTTTTCCTGCCGATTCGatctgattcagattgaaatcgTCACTTTCGATCTCCAATTTcgttttttaaaaccatggctATAGTTCTCTCCCTGCCCACAAAGTGAACCATGCCATGTGAGATGTTTTTACGTGGCATTGTCTGATTTCACGAGAATGTAATAAGACAATAATAAGACCAGCTATGACCTATGGGGTGGAATATTGGGCagatatagataagatgagtgtagtggagatgaggatgatgaggtgGATGTGCGGTAAGACCAGAacagatagagtaaggaatgattgtattagaactaATCTGGGAGTTGCATCAATCCAAGACAAGCTCTGTGAGAGCCGGTTGCAGTGAtatggtcatgtccaatggAGACCCATtgatgcaccagtaaggaagagtgatcAGATTCAGCTTAAtagagctaaaagaggtaggggtagacctaaaatgactattggagaagtgataagaaaggatatgcatgtgatAGGACTTGATCCTAGTATGAtcgcagatagagttgtttggagacAAAGACCTATGTAGCCGACCTCTTGTAAGGGATTGTTCCTAGGATGCTGCTTTAAATATTGCTTTGACTTCTACATTTAcctattttcttttatgataAAGCTTGCAATggtaaaatctgattttattaTCCTTACTTGTATTCAGTTCTCAATGGAGAATATATACATCACTAGTTTCCTATTGTAGTGTGTACAAGAATAGAATATACAGTCAAATGGATAGGaatacaataaataaaatctaaTCCTACAACTAAGGATGAGAATGCCATAGTGTCATGAAGTGtcatgctaacactccccctcaagttggagcgtgaaGGTTACGAATGCCCAACTTGGACAGGAGGAAGCGGTACTGATCACGGCCCAGTGATTTGGTAAACAAGTCAGCAACCTGAGAGGCCGTTGGTATTTTAGTGGGATGGATCAGACCTTGATGAAGCTTCTCGCGCACAAGGTGacaatcaatttcaatatgttttgtGCGTTCATAGAAGACTGGATTGGCGGCAATGTGGAGTGCCTCTTGATTGTCGCAACATAATGAAATCGGTTTGGTGATGCAGAGACCGATATCATGAAATAAATATGACAACCAAGTGATTTCACAAGTAGTGACGGCCATCGCATGATATTTCGCTTCGACAGAGGAGTGAGAAATCGTGTGCTGTTTCTTTGTCTTCCAAGAGATAGGACACTCACCAAAGAAAACACAGTAACCTGTGGTAGAGTGGCGAGTCATCGGACAACTGGTCCAATCAAAGTCACAATAGGCCCGTAACTCAAGTGATGATGTTGCACAATAATAGAGACCCTGACCAATTGTTGCTTTGAGGTAATGGAGAAGGTGATGAGCGGCATCAAGATGAGGCTGACGTGGCTggtgcataaattggctcaaaATGTTGACTGTATAAGCAATGTCAGGCTAGGTCACAGTTAAATAAATTAAGCGACCAACCAAGCGTCTATAAGAAGATGGGTTTGATAGCAAAGTACCCGAGGTATCCGTTAATTTTAAGTTTTGTTCCATGGGTGTATCAGATGGATGGGTACCACTCAAACCACAATCTTTTAAAATTTCCAAAGTATATTTCAATTGGCAGAGAGAAACATGGGAAGAACGGGCAACTTCGATGCCAAGGAAATATTTCAATGGGCCAAGATCCTTGATAAGAAACAGTTGATATAGCATGTCCTTGATAGAATTAATCAAGTTATCATTGAAACCCGTGATGACgttatcatcaacatagaggAGCACAAATACAGAATCGGTGCCTCTATGGAGATGAAACAGAGAATGATCAGCCTCAGAATGTTTAAAACCAAAGTTGCATAAGGAAGTGGAGAACTTGGAGTACCACTGATGAGAGGCCTatttgagtccataaagagaGTTGTGGAGTCTACAAACTAAATTCTCCCCCTTACGCCTATACCCTGGGGGAGGGGTCATGTAGACCTCTTCATCAACATCACCCTGAAGAAATGCGTtattcacatccatttgatgtaaagGCCAATGGCGAACTGTGGCAACAACGAGCAAAACCCGTACTATGACCATTTTTGCCACCGATGCAAATGTATCATGATAATCGATTCCCTCAACTTGGGTGTAGCCTTTGGCTACTAAGCGAGCTTTGTAACGCTCAATGGATCCATCAGAAGTGCGTTTAATTTTGTATACCCATTTCGAGCCGATGGGTTTCTTTCCTGGTGGAAGAGGCACAATGGACCAAGTTTTATTGAGAGTCAAATCCGTGATTTCAGCCTGCAGGGCATCCCTCCATTCCTGGTGTTTCATTGCTTCAGTAAAAGTAGAAGGTTCTGTAGAACTAGATAAAGCTGTGAGAAAGGCTAAATGTGAAGGTTTAAAGTGAgattaagataaaaaaaaaaatttggataaGGGGTGGAGTGTACCTAAACCAACAGAGTTGGATGATTCTTGAGACAAAGCAAGCGTGCACTGGTAGTCTTGTCAATAATGGGGTGGATGGCGAGTCCATTGGGAACGAATGGGAAcaggtggcggtggtggtggtgatgggggTGATGGTGGTGAGGCCATGGGAGGGGTCAATACATATGGCGGTAATGGTGTAGATGGAGTAGGAGGCTCCATCGGTGAAGGGATGTCTGTATCCGGGATGGGTAAAGGTAGGACTGGTGAGTTAGAGAGAGTAGGGTTGGAATGAAGAGAGTAGGGAAAAACTGTTTTGTGAAAAATGACATCGCACGTGACATAGATACGCTTGGTAGTAAGGTCAAAGATACAAAACCCTTTTTGGCCATGAGGGTAGCCCACAAAAACTCCAGGGGATGCACGTTTATCAAATTTATGGTGTATAGCAGGTTGACGACCAAAAGCTAAACAACCAAAAACTCGTAAATGGGTGAGAGGGGGGGCTTGCCATATAGTTTTTCAAAAGGTGTTTTCCCAAGTAATACATAGGTGGGTAAACTATTGATTGAAAAAGTTGTAGTGAAAATGCACTCACCCTAAAAATCAATCGGTAGATTAGATTGAAAGCATAAAGCACGAGCCACATTTAAGAGGTGACGGTGCTTATGCTCaacgaccccattttgttgagggatAGAGACGCAGCTTGATTGTTGGAGGACCCCCAAGGATTGAAGACAGGAAAGCATAGAGTTGTTAAAAAATTCAGTCCCATTGTCAGAGCGGAGACACCGAATGGTAGTCCCAAACTGGGTATGAaccattgcaaaaaaaatgagtaATTAAGGAATTAACACCTGATTTGGATTGCATCAAATAAACCCACGTGTCGTGAGTAATCATCTACGATGGTAAGAAAAAAAGGTGCTCCAGAGAGAGATGGGATTCGaaaaggtccccaaacatccatATGAATCATCTCAAAACAAAAATGTAGTAGTTATTGAACTAGAATTAAAAGGCAAGCGAATCTATTTTGCAAGAGGGTAGACAGTGCAAGTACATTTATTTGAAAAAGTAATGGAGGAATCTAAGTTATGAAGATGAGAAGCACTGGTTGAGCTAGGATGACCTAGCCGCCTATGCCAAAGATCAAAATGGATACCCGGAGAAGTGACAGAAACGAATGGAGAAGGTAGGGCGGCTGCTAGAAAATATAGCCCACCGTGCTGCTTACCCGTCGCTAAAATCTTCCTTGAATGTTGGTCCTGGATTACACAAGAGTTAGAATCAAAGACAACCGAACAATTAGAAGTAGCAGTGAGTTTTCGGAATGAAATTAAATTGAATTTAAATGCGGGAACATGGAGAACATTTTCAAGAGTAAGACCTGGAAATAAAGAGACATTACCCATGTGAGAAACTGGTACATGGGAACCATCAGGCAGAGTAACTGGATTAGACACAACATTGGCagtgaaagatgaaaataaagaaatatcgGAAGCTACATGATCGGTCGCACCTGAATCTAAGATCCAGGCAGCAACAAAGTTGGAGCAAAAAGAAATACTTGCTAGATTTACCAAAGGATGATCATCAGGCGCAATAAGCGTCAACAAATGCTGGTTTTGAGTTACCATTAGAGACGGCACCAAAGAAGGTGGTAGTATTGCCGGAGGGGCTGAAGTCGCCGGCGTGGAGTTGGGATCGTGATTCATAGTGAAGCTAGAGTCGAAATGAACCAAAGGATGAATAGAAAAATACCATAAGCTTTACTAGAAAAACACTAGAACTTCCACCGAAGCAAGGACCAG encodes:
- the LOC122639606 gene encoding UDP-glycosyltransferase 82A1; the encoded protein is MKCIERPMVVLVPYPAQGHVTPMVQLALALHSHGYDPVIVVPDFIHHRIMSSQIEGDDRIEFMSIPSGLDENEPLNFFTIAFAMESNMPIHLEHIISRLDDEGGMVACVIVDLVASWAIEVANRCGIPAAGFWPAMLATYHLITSIPDMINFGLIDEFGIPQHQGEGCFLPGQSLLSTTDLPWLVGDSVSRKSRFTFWIRTLDRLRTLQWLLVNTFPEGYDDQKQKYHSIKNTQDYPHVFLVGPLTRYSGNKNPSFWEEDRSCLDWLDKQKSGSVIYVSFGSWVGPIGEDKVKELALGLEATRRPFIWVLSSTWRKGLPIGYLERVGKKGKLLSWAPQKELLQHEAIGCYLTHCGWNSTMEAIEFGKSLLCYPVSGDQFVNCKFIVKVWGIGVEMQGDGWRDVEEGVRRVMEDEEEMQHRVLELKERVFGDKGSSRAAASLTTFVDDLKRSIY